The following proteins come from a genomic window of Malus domestica chromosome 02, GDT2T_hap1:
- the LOC114823182 gene encoding uncharacterized protein — protein MASHSKWENPNHSLYLHHSDQPGAILVPQPLVEDNYNTWVQSMSMALTVKNKLGFVDGTINKPSEDNFEKLQQWNRCNNLVKTWLLGSMSKEISGSVINYKDARQMWTDLQERFSHVNIVQLFHVENEIHDCVQSNMSVSSYFTKLKSLWDERDTLCSIPACSCGTKNEMNSYVETQKTMKFLMGLNESYATVRSNTLLLEPLPTVNKAYALVLRHERQAEVSNGKSTQLETAVFAVKNLWREPTPEDKEMRCGKCNKTNHITKNCRAHLKCTFCGWKGHTFDFSQKRKAATETESNRLFSSKGNQVSQSNKQETVPNFPFSQEDCKQILQMLNKNKSSFANQVSNLPSHEELSGAKYFLTIVDDYTEALGFI, from the exons ATGGCCTCTCATTCAAAATGGGAAAATCCCAACCACTCGCTCTATCTCCACCACTCGGATCAACCTGGTGCAATCCTCGTACCACAACCATTGGTGGAAGACAACTACAACACATGGGTTCAATCCATGAGTATGGCCTTAACGGTCAAGAACAAacttggttttgttgatggaACGATCAACAAACCAAGTGAGGATAATTTTGAGAAGCTGCAGCAATGGAATCGCTGCAACAACTTGGTCAAGACATGGCTACTAGGCTCCATGTCAAAGGAGATTTCAGGGAGTGTCATCAACTACAAGGATGCTCGACAAATGTGGACCGATCTGCAGGAGAGGTTCTCACATGTGAATATAGTTCAGCTGTTCCATGTTGAGAACGAGATCCATGATTGCGTCCAAAGCAATATGAGTGTAAGTTCTTACTTCACTAAACTTAAAAGTTTATGGGATGAACGTGATACTTTGTGTTCCATTCCAGCATGCAGTTGTGGAACAAAGAATGAGATGAACTCATATGTTGAAACTCAGAAAACCATGAAGTTCCTTATGGGACTGAACGAATCGTATGCTACGGTTCGAAGCAATACTCTTCTTCTCGAACCACTGCCTACGGTGAACAAGGCATATGCGTTGGTCCTTCGACATGAACGCCAGGCAGAGGTTTCCAATGGGAAAAGCACACAACTAGAAACTGCTGTCTTTGCAGTGAAGAATCTGTGGCGAGAACCTACACCTGAAGACAAGGAGATGCGATGTGGAAAGTGCAATAAAACCAATCACATCACCAAAAATTGTCGTGCACATCTCAAGTGCACTTTTTGCGGATGGAAAGGCCACACCTTCGATTTCTCTCAAAAACGGAAAGCAGCCACAGAGACCGAATCCAATCGTCTCTTTTCTTCAAAGGGGAATCAAGTTTCACAAAGTAACAAGCAAGAGACAGTGCCTAATTTCCCATTCTCTCAGGAGGACTGCAAGCAAATCCTTCAGATGTTGAACAAGAACAAATCATCATTTGCCAATCAAGTCAGTAATCTTCCTAGTCATGAAGAACTTTCAG GTGCCAAGTATTTCCTTACCATCGTAGATGACTACACTGAAGCACTTGGGTTTATTTGA